A genomic segment from Candidatus Viadribacter manganicus encodes:
- the gatA gene encoding Asp-tRNA(Asn)/Glu-tRNA(Gln) amidotransferase subunit GatA has translation MTDLTTLTLAEALDGMKQKQFSSLEITNAFIDAIDKANPHLNAYVVTTPELARDRAKASDARRAQGNAGPLEGAPLGIKDLFCTEGVRTTACSGVLGEFTPTYESTVSGNLFRDGALMLGKLNMDEFAMGSSNETSHFGPVVSPWRRGNDDAKLTPGGSSGGSASAVSADLCLGATATDTGGSIRQPAAFTGTVGMKPTYGRCSRWGIVAFASSLDQAGPIAKTVEDSAMLLQSMAGHDPKDSTSLTNALPDFRAATKRSIKGMRIGVPEEYRVDGMPAEIEALWQQGIEWVKAAGATIVPISLKHTKYALPAYYIVAPAEASSNLARYDGMRYGARVAGKDLNSTYENTRASGFGKEVQRRILIGTYVLSAGYYDAYYLRAQKVRQRIAQDFRDAFEKVDAILTPATPSAAFALGEKSGDPLAMYLNDIFTVTANLAGLPALALPAATDAQGLPLGLQVIGKALDEESVFAVSAELERAANFRAKAAKWWL, from the coding sequence ATGACCGATCTTACGACCCTCACACTCGCTGAAGCTCTCGACGGGATGAAGCAAAAGCAGTTCTCCTCGCTTGAGATCACGAACGCGTTCATCGATGCGATCGACAAGGCGAACCCGCATCTCAACGCTTATGTGGTGACGACGCCGGAGTTGGCGCGCGATCGCGCCAAGGCGTCGGACGCGCGCCGCGCGCAAGGCAATGCCGGACCGCTTGAGGGCGCGCCGCTCGGGATCAAGGACTTATTCTGCACCGAAGGCGTCCGCACCACCGCATGCTCGGGCGTACTCGGTGAATTTACGCCGACATATGAAAGCACGGTCAGCGGCAATCTCTTCCGAGATGGCGCGCTGATGCTGGGCAAGCTCAACATGGACGAGTTTGCGATGGGCTCGTCGAACGAGACTTCGCATTTCGGGCCAGTTGTCTCTCCATGGCGGCGTGGCAATGACGACGCGAAACTGACGCCAGGCGGCTCGTCCGGGGGTTCGGCCTCGGCGGTGAGTGCGGATCTCTGCCTCGGGGCCACTGCGACCGATACGGGCGGTTCGATCCGTCAGCCGGCTGCGTTCACCGGCACGGTGGGTATGAAGCCGACGTATGGCCGCTGCTCGCGCTGGGGCATTGTGGCGTTTGCTTCATCGCTTGATCAAGCAGGTCCGATTGCGAAGACGGTCGAAGATTCCGCAATGCTGTTGCAGTCGATGGCGGGTCACGACCCGAAGGATTCGACGTCGCTGACGAACGCGCTGCCGGATTTCCGCGCGGCAACCAAGCGCTCGATCAAGGGCATGCGCATTGGCGTGCCGGAAGAGTATCGCGTCGATGGCATGCCCGCCGAAATCGAAGCGCTGTGGCAGCAAGGCATAGAGTGGGTGAAGGCGGCGGGCGCGACGATCGTGCCGATCTCGCTGAAGCATACCAAGTATGCGCTGCCTGCCTACTACATCGTGGCGCCGGCGGAGGCCTCGTCGAACCTCGCGCGCTATGACGGCATGCGTTATGGCGCGCGCGTCGCGGGCAAGGATTTGAACAGCACGTACGAAAACACGCGCGCTTCCGGCTTTGGCAAGGAAGTGCAGCGCCGTATTCTGATCGGCACTTATGTGCTGAGCGCCGGCTATTACGACGCGTACTATCTGCGCGCGCAGAAGGTGCGTCAGCGCATTGCGCAAGATTTCCGCGATGCCTTCGAGAAGGTCGATGCGATCTTGACGCCGGCGACGCCGTCGGCAGCGTTTGCTCTCGGCGAAAAGAGCGGCGATCCGCTCGCAATGTATCTGAACGACATCTTCACCGTGACAGCGAATTTGGCCGGTCTGCCAGCGCTGGCGTTGCCGGCGGCGACGGACGCGCAAGGTCTGCCGCTCGGGCTGCAGGTGATCGGCAAGGCGCTGGATGAAGAGAGCGTGTTCGCGGTTAGTGCGGAACTCGAGCGAGCGGCGAATTTCCGCGCCAAAGCCGCGAAGTGGTGGCTCTGA